GGTCTCGGTGCCGATCGCGTCGGCGTACTGGTCGACCCGGCGGCGGGTGAACAGCGGCTGGACCAGGCGGCGCTGGCGCAGGTAGTCGGCGTCCTGGGCGGTGAGCAGGCCGTTGCCGAAGCTCTCCCGGATCTCGCCGTAGAAGACGTTGTCCTTGCGGAAGTTGGCGGCCTCGGTGGCCAGCACCTGCTGGGCGCCCTCGGGGGAGAAGACCATCCAGAGCTCGGCCCGCAGCCCGGGCGGCCCGGCCTGCACCCGGACCACGTCGCCGTGGTCGCGGTGGGCGGCGAGGTAGGTGCCGAGCGCGTCGCGCCTGAGGTCGAGCAGAGAGCCGATCAGCGGCAGCCCGGGCGGGCCGGGCACGCGGGTGGCGGTCATGGGATCCCCTCCGTCGGCGGGCGAACCCCCGTTCGGCGGCGGTTCGCTGAAACCGCGTCAGTATCCCCCGGCCCGGCGGACCGGCGCGAGGGCGCACCCGGCCGGGCCGGTGCGGGTCCGGTTCACCTCCCGCGGGGTGTTGAGGCATTGCACATGCAACCCTTAAGTTCGCCTTAAGGTCGCTTGTGCAATGAGACAGCAGTCCTGGACCCCGCAGCTGCGGCACTATGATCACCTGATCGCACCCCCACCCTCGCCCGCCACCACCCACCACGAACCGCCACCGCCCACCACGACCAGGGGAAACCATCCATGCGCAGCGTCAGACGACTCCTCGCCGCCTCCGCCGTCCTCGCCCTCGCGGCCGGCCTGACGGCGTGCAGCAGCTCCGGCAGCGGCTCCGCCTCGAACAGCTCCGCGCCCGCCCGCCCCGAGGTCAAGGGCACCGTGACGGTGTTCGCGGCGGCCTCGCTGAAGGAGTCCTTCACCGAGCTGGGCAAGCGCTTCGAGGCGGCCTACCCGGGCACCACCGTGACCTTCAACTTCGGCGGCTCCTCCGCGCTGGCCCAGAGCATCGTCTCCGGCGCCCCGGTGGACGTGTTCGCCGCGGCCAGCCCGGCCACCATGAAGACCGTCACGGACGCCAAGCTGACCGGCGGCGACCCGACGGTGTTCGTCCGCAACACCCTGGAGATCGCGGTCGCCAAGGGCAACCCGAAGAAGATCACCGGGCTGAAGGACCTCAGCGGCGTCAAGACCGCGCTGTGCGCCAAGGAGGTGCCGTGCGGCGCCGCCGCCGTCACCGCGCTGAACGCGGCCGGCGTGCAGCTCACCCCCGTCACCTACGAGCAGGACGTCAAGGGCGCCCTGACCAAGGTCGAGCTGGGCGAGGTGGACGCGTCGCTGGTGTACCGGACCGACGTCAAGGCCGACTCTGCCAAGATCGAGGGCGTGAACTTCCCCGAGGCCGCGAAGGCCGTCAACGACTACCCGATCGCCGCCCTGGCCAAGGCGCCCAACAGCAACGGCGCGGCCGCGTTCCTCGGCTACGTCGGCTCCGCGGACGCCCGCCGGGTGCTCACCGAGGCCGGCTTCCAGACGCCGTGACCCGGGCGAGCACCCCCCGTACCACTCCCGCACCACACCCCCGGGGCCGGCGGCGGCCCCGGGGGTCCGGGCGGGTCCCCGCCGCGCTGCTGCTGCCCGCGCTGCTCGGCCTGGCCTTCCTGGTGCTGCCGCTGCTCGGCCTGCTGGTGCGGGCCCCGTGGAGCGCGCTGCCCGAGCTGCTGACCGGCACCGAGGTGTGGCAGGCGCTCAGGCTCTCGCTGCTCTCGGCCACCCTGGCCACCGGCGTCGCACTGGTGCTGGGCGTACCGCTGGCCTGGCTGCTGGCCCGCACCGAGTTCCCCGGCCGGCGCCTGGTGCGCGCCCTGGTGACGCTGCCGCTGGTGCTGCCCCCGGTGGTCGGCGGCGTGGCGCTGCTGCTGGTGCTCGGCCGCAACGGCATCCTGGGCCGCTGGCTGGACGACTGGACCGGCATCACCCTGCCGTTCACCACCACCGGGGTGGTGATCGCCGAGGCGTTCGTCGCCATGCCGTTCCTGGTGATCAGCGTGGAGGGCGCGCTGCGCGCCGCCGACCCGCGCTACGAGGAGGCCGCGGCCACCCTGGGCGCCTCCCGGCTGACCGCGTTCCGCCGGGTCACCCTGCCGCTGGTCGCCCCGGGCATCGGGGCGGGCGCGGTGCTGGCCTGGGCCCGGGCGCTGGGCGAGTTCGGCGCGACCATCACCTTCGCCGGGAACTTCCCCGGCCGGACCCAGACCATGCCGCTGGCCGTCTACCTGGCCATGGAGTCCGACCCGGAGGCGGCGATCGCGCTCAGCCTGATCCTGCTCACCGTGTCCATCGCGGTCCTCGCCGGACTGCGCGACCGTTGGATGTCCACGCCATGACGAAGCCCGCCGCCCCCGCCCTGGACGCCGAACTCCGCGTCGCCCGCGGCACGTTCGCCCTGGACGTGCCGCTGGCCGCCGAGCCCGGCGAGGTGCTCGCCCTGCTCGGCCCGAACGGCGCCGGCAAGTCGACGGCGCTGCGCGCGCTGGCCGGACTGCTGCCGCTCACCGACGGGCACCTGCGCCTGGACGGCACCGCGCTGGACTCCCCCGCGGACGGCGTGTTCCGGCCCGCCGAGCAGCGGCCGATCGGCGTGGTCTTCCAGGACTACCTGCTCTTCCCGCACCTGTCCGCGCTCGACAACGTCGCCTTCGGCCTGCGGGCCCGCGGCCTGCGCCGGGCCGCCGCCCGGGCCGGGGCCCTGCCCTGGCTGGAGCGGATGGGCCTGGCCGGGCACGCCGGGCACCGCCCCGCGAAGCTCTCCGGCGGCCAGGCCCAGCGCGTCGCCCTGGCCCGCGCCCTGGCCGTCCGGCCCCGGCTGCTGCTGCTGGACGAGCCGCTGGCCGCGCTGGACGCCCGCACCCGGCTCGACGTGCGGGCCGAACTCCGGCGCCACCTCGCCGAGTTCGAGGCCGTCGCGGTGCTGGTCACGCACGACCCGCTGGACGCCATGGTGCTCGCCGACCGCCTCGTCGTCATCGAGTCCGGCCGGGTGGTGCAGACCGGCCGCCCGGCCGAGGTCGCCCGCCACCCGCGCACCGACTACATCGCCCGGCTGGTCGGCCTCAACCTCTACCAGGGCACCGCCGACGGCCGCCGGGTCACCCTCCCCGAGGGCCAGGTCCTCACCACCGACGAGGACCTGACCGGCCCCGCGTTCGTCGCCTTCCCGCCCGACGCGGTCACCCTGCACCGCCACCGCCCCGAGACCAGCGCCCGCAACCTCTTCCCCTGCACCGTCGCCGGCCTCGACCTGCACGGCGACCGCTTCCGCGTCGACCTCACCGGCCCGCTCCCCCTCGCCGCCGACCTCACCCCCACCGCCGCCGCCGACCTCGACCTCACCCCCGGCACCCGGGTCTGGGCCGCCGTCAAGGCCACCCAGACCCACGCCTACCCGGCCTGAGGACCCGGCCTGGAGGCCCGGCCCGGGGCCCGCCCGGCGCGGGCTACGCCTGCCGCAGCTCCCACTGCTCCTTCGTGATCTCGTACCGCACGCCCCCGTGCTCGGAACCCTCGACCGCCGCCATGTCGTCCGGCGTGGGGAGGCCCTCGACGAACGCCATCCCGAGCTTCTCCATGACGTTGCGCGAAGGGCGGTTCACGGTCATCGTCTCGGCCCAGACCATGCGCAGGCCGAGCTCGGTGAACCCCTTCGCCAGCAGCGCCCGCGAGACCTCGGTGGCGTAGCCCCGGCCCCAGGCCGCCCGGCGCAGGCGGTAGCCGAGTTCGGCCTCCTCGCGCGGGCCGCTGCGCAGCGGGCGCAGGCAGAACCACCCGACGAACGCGCCGCCGTCCTTCTCGTACGCGGCGAACAGGCCGAGGTCGTGGTCCCAGCGCTCGTAGCCGGCCAGGATCGCGGGGATGGCCCGGTCGCGGACCTCCTCCGGCGGGGTCGGAGCGCCACCGCTCAGGTAGCGCATCACCGCCGGGTCGCTGTCGAGCTCGATCAGCAGGTCCGCGTCGGTGGCGGCGAAGGGGCGGAGGGCCAGACGCTCGGACTCGAGGTAGGTGGTCATCCGAGGATCATGGCCGAGCGGGGCCGGACGATCCAGGGAATTTCCGGTCCGCGCCCGCCGCTCCCCCGGTCGTAATTCGTTGGTGCGAACAGATGCGTCGGCCCTAGGGTGGCGGTCGCGGGCGGCTCCGCGGCGTGCTTCCTTCTCCCTTTTCCGAAAAGAACCAGCGCGCCCCCTCTCCGCCCGCTTCTTCGTCTCCCGCCTCCCCCTGGGGGTTCCTTCCGCATGCCCCGAGCCCTCCCGGTGACGTTCGACGTCCGCGTCGACCTCGACCTCGGCTCCTTCCTGCTCCGCCGCCGCACCGCCGTCGCGGTCGACCCGGCCGACCTGCTGCCCGCCGCCGACCCGTGGAGCCGGCGCGGGCTGACCGCGCTGGACGCCGACCTGGCGGACCGCGGCTACCTGCCGACCGTCGAACTGCGCGCCGCGCTGGCCCGGTTGGCGCCGCTGCGGCTGGCCGAGCTGGGCGGTGCGCTGCTCGGCCGGATCGACCACCTGCTGGGCACCGACCGCGAGCACACCCCGCTGTTCCGCCGCTTCCCGGACGCGGTGCCGGAGGTCGCGCAGCTGAACCACAGCCGCCGGATGCGGGCGTTCCTGCGCAGCCAGCCGCACCAGCCGTGCGCCCGCTGCGGGCGGCGCGGCGCCGAGGTCGGCATCGGGCTGCTCGCCCCGTGCGCGCACCTGCTCTGCCCGGACTGCCTGGACGCGCAGGACGGCCCGCCGCACTGCCCGTCCTGCGGGACGGCGCTGGCCGTCCGCCCGTTCCTGTTCGGCGGCAGGCGCAAGGCGGTGCGCGAGCAGGCCCCGCCGCGCAAGGGGGACAAGGAGCCGCGGGAGCCGCGCGGCTCGGTGCTGCGCCCGCTGCGGCTGCTGAACGAGGACGAGACCACGGCCGCGCTGGCCGAGTTGACGGGCCTGCTGACCCGCCGGACGGCGCTGAACCCGCAGGACCGCGACGACCTGGCCGCCCTGCTGGCGCACGCCCCGGCGGACCTGGCGGCGCTGCTGCCCGCCGAGATCCCGGTCCGCGAGACCAAGGCGCTGGCGCTGGCCGAACTGCTGCGCCGCGAGGGCGGGTCGGCGCTGCCGGTGCTGGCCGAGCGGCTCACCACCGCCACCGACGTGCTGCGCCTGCTGTGGGCGCACTCGGGCGCCGAACCGGACCTGCTGCCGGCCACCGCCCGCCGGCTGCGGCTGCGCAACCTGCCCCGGCCGCTGCGCCGCGGCCTGCTGGGCGTGCTGGACGCGCTGCCCGCCGCCTCGCTGGCCGAGGACCTCCGGCGCCACCGCGAACCCTGGCTGCGCGTCGGCGAGTTGCTGCACCCCTTCGAGCACGCCAGCCGGTTCCCGTCCGCCGCAGCGGCGTTCGCGCTGCTGCGCGGCACCGACCTGGACGCCGCCACCGCCGACCCCGGCCTCGCCGAGCCGCCCGCCCCGCTGCGGGTGGAGCGGGTGCGCGGCCACCGCCGGCTGGCGCACACCGGTTTCGCCGCCCGGGTGGAGTCCCTGCTCGCGGTCGGCGACGCCCCCGGCGCGCTGGCCGAACTCGCGCACCGGCCCGGCGAGTTGGTGCGCCGCCTGCACCACCTGCTGCGGGTGCACGAGATCATGGAGCCCGGCGCGCCGCCGCCCGCCGGGCTGTCGGCGGCGCTGGCCCGGGCGCTGCCCGCGGTCGGCCCGGGCCCGCTGCTCGGCGCGTACGGCCGGCTGCGCGGGCCGCGCACCGCGGGCGAGCGGCGGCTCTACTTCCCGCGCGGGCTGGTCTCGTTGGCGTACGGCCGGGAGGACCGCGGCACCGTCGTCCCGGCCGCGCTGAGCGCCCCGGTGGTCGCCGCGATCGAGGCGGAGCTGCTCCGGCGGTCCGCCGCGACGCTGCCGGTGCGGCCCGAAGTCGCTTTGCTGGACGAGGCGTTGACGGGCATGGCGGTGCCGTTCGCGGAGCGTTCGGCGTCCCGCGCGCTGGTGTCGGTGCCGCGCGGCAGCACGCTGCCGCTGCCGCCGGGCGACCGGCTGCGGCTGTTCCTGCACTGGGTGCAGCCGGACCACCAGCGCGTCGACCTGGACCTGTCGGTGGCCCTGTACGACGCCGGCTGGAACTCCCGGGGCCGGTGCGACTACACGCGGTTGACGTTCGGGCGGCGCGCCGCCGTGCACTCCGGCGACTACGTCTCGGCCCCGCCGCCGAAGGGCGCCAGCGAGTTCGTCGACCTGGACTTCGCCGCGCTGGAGGCCGCAGGGGCGCGCTACGCGGTGATGGTCGTGTTCAGCTACAACGACGTGCCCTTCGACCGCCTCCCGGAGGCGTTCACCGGCTTCGCCGGGCTGGACGGCACCCGCCCGGGCGGCAGCCCGCTGTCGGCCCGGGCCGTCCGCCAGCGGATGGACCTGACGGGGGACGCCAGGGTGTCCGTCCCGCTGATCGTCGACCTGGCGGAGCGCCGCTTCACCTGGACCGACCTCAACACCACGGCCACCAGCGGCTACCACAGCGTCGCCCGGCACGGCGACACGATCGCCGCGCTGTGCGGCGACGTGCTCGACCACTTCGCCCCGGACCGGCGCGCCACCCTGTGGGACGTGGCCTGCGCCCGGGCCGCGCACGCCACCGGCGAGGTGCTGGTCCGCGGCCTGGACGGCACCGTCCGGCGGTGGCGGCGCGAACCGGCCGAGCCGGTGGGCGGGTTCGCCGAGCGGCTGCGCCTGCGGCACGCCCCGGACGGCCCGCCGGTCACCGGCCCGCTGCCCGAACTGCTGGCCGGGTGGCGGGCGTTCCTCGCCCTGCTGGACGCCGACCTGCCGGTGCCCCCCGGCCTCCACGGCGAGCTGTACCGCCTGCACCCGGGCCCGCTGGACGCCGCCCCGGACGCCCTGCGCCGCCTCGCCGCGGGCGACCTGGTCGCCACCCTCGCCCCGGCCCCGTGAGCCGGCGGCGCGCGCTCGCGTACAGTGGCGGGCATGCATCGCGGCGTCCTGCCCCCTCCCGCTCGCTGAGCGGGCGGCCGGCCACTTCCTGAGCCCGCCCGGGCCCGTCCCCTCCGTGGACGTCCGCCCCGGGCCGGTCGGTGCTGCCCGCTTCCGTGGCCCACCGACCATGACGGCTTTCCGGGAGTCCACCCGTGTTCTCGTTGCATTCCTCCGCCCTGCCCGCGCGGCGGGGCCTGCTGTACGTCGCCCTCGCCGCCACCGCCTGGGGCACCGCCGGGGCGGCGGCCGCGCTGCTGTTCCGGCACAGCGGCCTGGGCCCGCTCGCGCTGACGTTCTGGCGCTCGGTCGGCGGCGCGGCCGTGCTGCTGGCGCTGCGTCCGTTCACCCGCCGGGCGGGACGCCCCGCCGCGCGCCCGGCCGCGGGCCGGATCCTGCTCAACGGCCTGGGGCTGACGCTGTTCCAGAGCGCGTACTTCCTGGCCGTCCGGCACACCGGGCTGGCCGTGGCCACCGTGGTCACCCTCGGGTCGGCGCCGGTGCTGGTGGCGCTCGGCGGGCGGCTGCTGATGGGCGAACGGCTGGGCCGGGCCGGACTGGCCGCCGTCACCGGGGCGCTGCTCGGCCTGGGCGTGCTGGTGCTGGGCGGCTCCGGCGACGGCGACGGCGGTGGTGTCGAACCGGCGGGCCTGGCCTGGGCGTTGGCCTCGGCGGCGGGCTACGCGGCGATCACCGTCGCCACCCGGCACCGGGCCGCGCGCACCGGCGCCGCGGACGACCCGGCGGCCACCACCCTGTGGTCGTTCGCGGTCTGCGCGGTCTGCCTGTTCCCGTTCGCCCTGGCCGAGGGCCCGCTGCCGGCCGCCGGTTCGCTGCCCTCGACGCTGCTGCTGCTCGGCTACCTCGCCACCGTGCCGACCGCCCTCGCGTACGCCCTGTACTTCGCGGGCGCGGCGGTCATCCGGGCCGCGACGGCCTCCGTGGTCGCCCTGATCGAACCGCTCAGCGCCACCGTGTTCGCCGCCGCCGTCCTGGACGAACCGCTCACCCCCGCCGCCCTGCTCGGCACCGCGGTCCTGCTGCTCTCGGTGACGGCCCTGGCCCGGACCGAACTGCGCGCGGACTGACCGCCGGCCCGACCCGGGCAGCACCCGGGGCGAGCCCTCAGACGGTGCGGGGGCCGGGGTCGCGGTCGCGCAGCGCCATCGCCCGCTCGCGCCGCAGCCGGGTGCGCCGGTCCGGGGCGGGCGCGGCGATCACCCGGTCCAGGGCGGCCGCGGCCGGTCCGCGCCGGCCCGCGGCCAGCAGCGCCTCGGCGTGGGCCATGGCGTAGCGGGAGTCGGCTCCCCCCAGTCGTTCCGCGCGGGCCAGGTGTTCCACCGCCCGGTCGGGCCGGCCGCCCGCGGCCCTCGGCACCATCAGGTGCCACCGGCCCAGCACGTAGTGGGCCGTCAGGTTGTCGGGGTCCTCCCGCAGCACCCGCTGCGCGCCCGCGCGCACCCGGAGCAGGCCGAACGCCCTGAGCGGCAGCGGAGCGTCCAGCGCGCGCAGCCCGTCCAGTCGGACCGCGCCGGCCCGGACGGCGACGCTGCCCGGGTCGAGGCGGTGCGCGATGCGCAGCAGCAGGTCCGCCTGGCGGCGGCGGGTCCTGGGGCGGGGGGCGCCGACGCCGCCGGGTCCCCGTTCCAGGACGGTCCCGGCCAGGGCGCCGATCCGTTCCGCCGTGTCGGCCGCGGTGGGCGGCAGCGGGCCGGTGGTGCGTTCCAGGAGGGTGCCGACCGCGGCCCGGCCGCGTTCGGTCAGGTCCCGGATCCGGGCGGCGCGCGGCAGCGCGGGGTCGGGCCGCAGCGGTGGGCCGAAGGCGACGCGGATCCGGCCGGGGCGGGGCACCCTGCTGCCGACGGGCAGGACGCCCTGCGCGCCCCACAGCGCGGCGGGCAGCACGGGCACGCCGGCGCGGTCGGCGAAGCGGAAGGCGCCGTCCTTGAAGTCCAGCATCGGGGGCCGGGGGTTGCGGGTGCCCTCGGGGTAGACGACCAGGACGCGGCCCGCGCCGAGGACCCGGTCGGTCGTGTCGAAGACTTCCCGGGCCGGGCGGCTGCGGTCCACCGGCACGGCGCCGACGCTGTCGAACCAGGCGCCCCGCAGGCCGGTGAAGCTCTCCGCCTTGGTCAGGAACGCCGCCTGTTCGCCGCGGACCGCGAACAGCAGGGCCTCGTAGACGAAGTGGTCGGCGAAGCTGACGTGGTTGGAGACGAGCACGAAGGCCCCGTCGAGGGGGAGGTGCTCCAGCCCTTCGACCCCGGCCAGCCGGCGGCGCACCATCGGCCTGGACACCGCCATCGTCAGGTCGTGGGTCCAGCGTTCCAGCAGTGTCATGACCGGGCCCCGACGTGTTCGACGAGCTTCTCGATGCTGGTCAGGAGCAGGCCGTGGGTGCGGCTGAACTCCACGAGCTGCGGCAGCCGGGCCATGGTGCCGTCGGGGTTGACGATCTCGACGAGCACCGCCGCGGGTGCCAGTCCGGCGAGCCTGGCCAGTTCCACCGCGGCCTCGGTGTGGCCGCGGCGCTCCAGGACGCCCCCGTCCCGGGCGACCAGGGGGAACATGTGCCCGGGCCGGCGGAGGTCGTCGGCGCTCCCGCGGAGGAGGAGTTCGATGGTCCGCGCCCGCTCGTGGGCGGAGATGCCGGTGGTGACGCCGTGCGCGGCGGTGCCGTCGACGCTGACGGTGAAGGCCGTGCCCTCCGGGTCCTCGTTGACCGGCACCATCGGGGGCAGGCGCAGTTCCTCGGCGCGCGCGGCGGGGATGGCCGTGCAGACCAGGCCCCGCCCGTGGGTGATCATGAAGTTGACGGCGGCGGCGTCGGCGAACTCGGCGGCGACGATCAGGTCGCCCTCGTTCTCCCGGCCCTCGTCGTCCACGACGACGACCGCCTGCCCGCGCCGGACGGCGTCGACGACGTCCGGCACCTCGTGCAGGACACCGGCGCCGGCCGTCCCGGAGATCCGTTGGAGGCCCTCGTCGGCCGTGGAAACGTGAATGGTCATGACGCTCTCCCTGACTGATCCGGTGGCGGTGGCCACGGCCACACCGATGACGTGACGGCAGTGGCGGGGGACGGCACCGCCGCGGCACATCACCGCGTAGTTGGTGCACCACGGAGGGGGGTGCAGATCGACGAGCCGTGCCGCGCCGAGGCTCCGGCGGCCGGGGGCCTGCCGAGCCGCCCGACCACCGGAGCCTCGTGCGCGCGGGGCCCGATCGGCCCGGCCGTTCCGGTCAGAGCGGCCCGAAGAGCCAGTTGCCGCCGGCCTCCGGGTCCTCACTGGTGAAGTAGTCGGCGACGGCCGCCTGGAACTCCTGCGGTTCGAGGGCGCCGTCGCCGTTGCGGTCCAGGTGGGAGAAGGCGGCGTCGCTGACGTCGGGCGCCAGCCCGAAGAGGGTGTCCATGATCGTCCGGTACTCGTCCCGGTCGACGAGCCCGTTGCCGTTGGTGTCGCACAGGCCGAGCAGGGCCGCCGCCACCTCGATGGAGTCGGTGACGAGCCCGAGGCGGTCCGTGGCGATGGACTGCCGGATCCCGCGCTCGTACTCCTCCAGGTCGATCTCCCCGTTGCCGTTCGTGTCCATGTGGGCCAGGTGCCGGGTCCAGATCACGGCCAGGGCCTTGCGCAGCCGCTCGGCCTTCGGCCCGCCGGCGGGCTGTCCGAAGGCCGGGGCCAGGAGGTTCGGGAGCGCGGTGAGATCGGTCTCGCTGATCTCGCCGTTCCCGTCCGTGTCGAGCAGCCTGTGCATGCGGAGCAGCTTGGTCGAGAGCACGGAGGTCTGGGCCTCGATCGCCATGTTCTTTCCTTTCTCTACACGGCAGCAAGATCGTGTACGGATCATGTCCGCAGCGGCTGCCGCCCTCATTGTTCACCAGGCCGCGGGGCGGCTGCGTCTGCCGATGGAGTGATTCCGGCCGGGCCGCCGATGCGCCGACACCCCCTCAACCACGCCACCCGCAAGGCAGTTGACGAAACGTCAACCCTCGACTCCCCCGTCGCCGCCGGGCGCCCGGAGCCCGCACGGCCCCGGCAGCGGGGCGCCCGCGACGACATCGGCGAGGAAGGCGTGGCGCCCGCGCGTGGCGCGGCGCCCGCACGTTGGTGCGTCCACTATCTTTCCGACTGCGTCGTCACGCTCCGCAATCACCTTCTGCCGCTGCGCCACGCCGCCCCAGCACCGCCGCTTCCACCGGGAGGACCCCGATGACCACCCAACTGCCCACCACCGTAGACGGCGTGATCGCACGGATGGAGGAGATCGACGCCGAACTCGACCCCCGCGACGGGCTCGCCTGCTTCAACCGGGTGTACCTGAAAGTGACCAGGCTCGTGAAGGAGCACATCGCCGAGGGCACCTTCAAGGACCCCGAGTTCCTCGACCGGATGGACGTGCTCTTCGCCGGGCTGTACCTCAGGAACGTCGAGGCCGCCAAGGCCGGCCGACCGGTCGACCCGTCCTGGCAGCCGCTCCTGGAGCACCGCGCCAACCGGGTCGTCTGGCCGATCCAGTTCGCCCTGGCCGGGATGAACGCCCACATCGACCACGACCTCGCCGTGGCCGTCGTCGAGACCTGCAAGGAACGGCGCACCACGCCCCGGACGCCGCCCGTGCACGAGGACTACGAGAAGGTCAACGACCTGCTCGCCGGCGTCGAGGCGGAGATCCGGGCCGAGTTCGAGCTGCAGATCGTGAAGGTCGCCACCAAGCCCGCCGAGGACCTCAAGCACTTCGTCTCCGCCTTCAGCATCTCCTCCGCCCGCGAGATCGCCTGGGTGAACGCCAACCAGCTCTGGATCGCCGGCCCCCTCTACGCCAGCCGCCTCGCCGCCATCTCCGCGGGCGTCGCCGCCACCAGCGAGATGATCCTCACCCCGGTCGTCCCCCCGCCCGCCGCCTGAACCACCCGCTCCCCCGCGAGGCCGGGACGGCCCGTCACCGGCCCCGCGGGCCTGGACGAGCAGTTCCGGAAGCCGGCCGGCCTTGCTGGTTCCGCTCCGAGGCCCGGTGGATCCGCTTCGCCGGTGCCCGCCTTCGCGGCACGTCCCCGAACAGGCCCTCTCCGACCGGAAGCACAAGCCCGGCGACTTCGAGGAGACCACTGCCCGATCCGGGCACCCGCCGTTCCCGCCGCGGCCGCACCCGGTTCAGCGGCCGACCCGCCCGACCTCGATGCGCCGTCCCTCCGTGGTGGTGACCACCACGGGCACCCCGCCGGGGACCTGCCCGCGCAGGGCGTCCAGCAGGTCGCCGACGGGTGGGAGGTCGGCAGGAGTGCGGACGAGGACGGAGAGGGTGCGGGAGTGGGCCTGGACGTCGACGACCTGCGCGCCGGGGACGGCGGAGAGCCAGGCGGTGGCGGCAGCGGTGGTGCGGCCGGTCCACAGGTGCACCAGAACGGTGCCGGCGGTGCTGGCGGCCAGCAGCACCCCGACGGCGGCGAACAGCACCCCGACAGTGGCGTAGGCGCGGCGCGGCCCCCGGTCGGCCGTGCCCGCGCCGATGGCGGCGAACACCACCATGCCGGCGAAGACCAGCGCCAGCAGGTTGGAGACGAACAGCACCAGCGCCCCCAGCGCCAGCCACCACGCGCCCTGCCCGGCGCAGACGCCGACCACCACCAGCGGCGGCACCAGCGAGATCGCGATCGCCACGCCCGGCAGCACCGCCGCCACGTCCCGGCGGGCCAGCGCCACCGCGCCCGCGCAGCCGGTGGCCAGGGCGGCGGCGAGGTCGAGCAGGCCGGGCGAGGTGCGCCCGGCGATTT
Above is a genomic segment from Kitasatospora cineracea containing:
- a CDS encoding EF-hand domain-containing protein — its product is MAIEAQTSVLSTKLLRMHRLLDTDGNGEISETDLTALPNLLAPAFGQPAGGPKAERLRKALAVIWTRHLAHMDTNGNGEIDLEEYERGIRQSIATDRLGLVTDSIEVAAALLGLCDTNGNGLVDRDEYRTIMDTLFGLAPDVSDAAFSHLDRNGDGALEPQEFQAAVADYFTSEDPEAGGNWLFGPL
- the ribB gene encoding 3,4-dihydroxy-2-butanone-4-phosphate synthase; the encoded protein is MTIHVSTADEGLQRISGTAGAGVLHEVPDVVDAVRRGQAVVVVDDEGRENEGDLIVAAEFADAAAVNFMITHGRGLVCTAIPAARAEELRLPPMVPVNEDPEGTAFTVSVDGTAAHGVTTGISAHERARTIELLLRGSADDLRRPGHMFPLVARDGGVLERRGHTEAAVELARLAGLAPAAVLVEIVNPDGTMARLPQLVEFSRTHGLLLTSIEKLVEHVGARS
- a CDS encoding DUF389 domain-containing protein, translated to MTSSLWERVLPEHQRRSAEELQEDLDLSVGDVRAKQSAFWTMLVLSAVIAACGVLTDSTATVIGAMIIAPLSTPIMGIALGAVRRRIGTAGWFVLGGVALVVAVGALASLVVPSGYDLLADSQIAGRTSPGLLDLAAALATGCAGAVALARRDVAAVLPGVAIAISLVPPLVVVGVCAGQGAWWLALGALVLFVSNLLALVFAGMVVFAAIGAGTADRGPRRAYATVGVLFAAVGVLLAASTAGTVLVHLWTGRTTAAATAWLSAVPGAQVVDVQAHSRTLSVLVRTPADLPPVGDLLDALRGQVPGGVPVVVTTTEGRRIEVGRVGR
- a CDS encoding DUF5995 family protein, with the translated sequence MTTQLPTTVDGVIARMEEIDAELDPRDGLACFNRVYLKVTRLVKEHIAEGTFKDPEFLDRMDVLFAGLYLRNVEAAKAGRPVDPSWQPLLEHRANRVVWPIQFALAGMNAHIDHDLAVAVVETCKERRTTPRTPPVHEDYEKVNDLLAGVEAEIRAEFELQIVKVATKPAEDLKHFVSAFSISSAREIAWVNANQLWIAGPLYASRLAAISAGVAATSEMILTPVVPPPAA